From a region of the Corythoichthys intestinalis isolate RoL2023-P3 chromosome 7, ASM3026506v1, whole genome shotgun sequence genome:
- the LOC130919047 gene encoding uncharacterized protein LOC130919047 isoform X2, with amino-acid sequence MCGHHIFGCQDYNVKFWTTRAWRPLMRTLSFHLVVEEECNKAHVKLKMADNPPKHSDGSSQSKSRPECYSLQQVMKMLGLIGGENSEVEDLSDIDDPVGDAEYQPPPTSSEEDSSGCEDPVPQPCQPIRGRKRLCEEYEGYRSDRDIATSRTPRRRSQTPQEEADVSGNVSEDTTPGPSHEEQNNKGRGMRWKASSLTPHQPPFDHEEETVHDREGWTPLDYIQQYIDTDLIKIIADCSNATSLSRSGDPLNTTADEIFHFFGACILMSCVPYPAIKMYWSKSLRFPAITEKFTRDRFFRLRRSLKVLIDEDVPEDLKV; translated from the exons atgtgtggacatcacatttttggTTGTCAAGACTACAATGTTAAATTTTGGACTACAAGGGCCTGGCGTCCACTTATGAGGACGTTAAGCTTCCACCTAGTAGTGGAAGAAGAGTGTAACAAAGCACATGTCAAACTCAAGATGGCTGACAACCCACCCAAACATTCTGATGGCTCCTCCCAATCCAAAAGTCGACCAG agTGTTATTCTCTGCAACAAGTAATGAAAATGCTGGGGTTAATTGGTGGAGAAAACTCTGAGGTGGAGGATTTATCAGATATCGATGATCCTGTGGGAGATGCTGAATATCAACCTCCTCCCACCAGCAGTGAAGAAGACAGTAGTGGGTGTGAGGACCCCGTGCCACAGCCCTGTCAGCCTATCAGGGGACGCAAACGTTTGTGCGAGGAATACGAGGGATATAGGTCAGATCGTGACATTGCCACATCACGCACCCCCAGGCGTCGCTCTCAGACACCGCAGGAAGAGGCTGATGTCTCAGGCAATGTCTCTGAAGATACAACACCAGGACCCAGCCATGAAGAACAGAACAACAAAGGGCGTGGAATGCGATGGAAGGCTTCTTCGCTTACCCCACATCAACCTCCGTTTGACCACGAGGAGGAAACTGTTCATGACAGAGAAGGCTGGACCCCCCTGGACTACATACAACAGTATATTGACACAGATTTGATAAAAATCATTGCAGATTGCTCAAATGCTACATCACTGTCTAGAAGTGGAGATCCACTCAACACAACAGCTGatgaaatttttcatttttttggtgcCTGTATTTTGATGTCTTGTGTACCATATCCTGCAATCAAGATGTATTGGTCTAAATCCTTGAGATTCCCTGCCATCACTGAAAAGTTCACACGTGATAGATTCTTCCGACTGAGGAGGTCACTCAAAGTGCTCATTGATGAGGATGTTCCAGAAGATCTGAAAGTGTGA
- the LOC130919047 gene encoding piggyBac transposable element-derived protein 3-like isoform X1, with amino-acid sequence MIPFTGACPCRQYLPMKPKPVGIKNFVCATSDGIVLDFEIYQGVAGLREQVEEPGNLGLGGLVIDHLSQTLHPNTNVYCDRFFTSIQAVEHMMKKHLYITGTVMRNRVAAAAQKLPSDKTMKKNRRGTSAQVTNLDGNIYVTKWFDNKPVLMMSTVHAREPEDTCQRWDKKLKRHVTISRPFVICEYNSKMGGVDLVDRMMSYYRMSVRTKKWTLRMLMHFTDLALANSRLLYRKDLTLNDTPKKNIMQFLQFRMEVAMTFLAQRDNDNSDFPEQEDDTEVSVQGKLRPVQEVPHISFRSKANAHLPEVVHSKNASRSRAKGCSGKTRVQCVTCKVFLCLQADRNCYAAFHT; translated from the coding sequence ATGATTCCATTCACAGGAGCTTGTCCATGTCGACAATATCTGCCGATGAAACCAAAGCCAGTTGGCATCAAAAACTTTGTTTGCGCAACATCAGATGGTATAGTACTGGACTTTGAGATTTATCAAGGTGTTGCTGGACTCCGTGAACAAGTTGAAGAACCAGGGAATCTGGGTTTGGGAGGCTTGGTGATCGATCATCTGTCTCAGACTCTGCATCCTAATACAAATGTGTACTGCGATCGATTCTTCACATCTATCCAGGCAGTGGAACACATGATGAAGAAGCATCTGTATATAACTGGTACAGTTATGAGGAATCGAGTTGCTGCTGCAGCGCAGAAATTGCCAAGTGACAagaccatgaaaaaaaatcgaagAGGAACCTCAGCACAAGTTACCAATCTGGATGGAAACATTTATGTCACCAAGTGGTTTGACAATAAACCAGTGTTGATGATGTCTACTGTACATGCGAGAGAGCCAGAAGACACGTGCCAGCGATGGGACAAGAAACTGAAACGGCATGTGACCATCTCTCGACCATTTGTTATCTGTGAATACAACTCCAAGATGGGTGGAGTTGACCTTGTGGATAGAATGATGAGCTACTATCGAATGAGTGTCCGTACAAAAAAATGGACACTGCGGATGCTGATGCACTTTACCGATCTGGCTTTAGCCAACAGCCGGCTACTGTACCGCAAAGACCTCACTCTGAATGACACACCAAAGAAAAACATCATGCAGTTCCTTCAATTCCGCATGGAAGTGGCCATGACCTTCTTGGCTCAGAGAGACAATGACAACTCTGACTTTCCAGAGCAGGAAGATGACACAGAAGTTTCAGTCCAAGGGAAATTGCGTCCAGTGCAGGAAGTGCCCCACATCTCATTCCGCAGTAAGGCTAATGCACATCTGCCAGAAGTGGTACACTCAAAGAACGCATCACGAAGCAGAGCAAAAGGATGCTCAGGGAAAACTCGAGTGCAGTGTGTTACATGCAAGGTGTTCCTCTGCTTACAGGCAGATCGCAACTGTTACGCTGCCTTTCATACATAG
- the LOC130918414 gene encoding major histocompatibility complex class I-related gene protein-like translates to MPEYLSVGYVDGVPISHYDSDSGKAKAKQEWMNKITAEEPRYWERQTQINIGNHEREKVGIHRLQERFNQTGGLWWFQFGAFHPAGRWLLTWRAFLSGLHMIQRMGGCQWDDKTDQVDGWYYDSYDGEDFIWFDLKGLRWIAVQPRAVVTKHKWDRDEGYNDYLKYYLTVECPFYLKKYVSFGRDVLMRTELPRVSLLQKTAGSPVTCHATGFYPRAAVLFWRKDGQHLDENVEMDEILPNHDGTFQTGARLLAVDEGARYECVFQLDGVPEGVVTPLDLAEVLSNERIEARERRKMTLAVAVPLALLFLFVAIAVIVVKRKRAKYTPAPTRADSETASSRTDSPKAASSETDSLGVALSETDTTEAASPDKHCHRETSRGCFRRNLRASI, encoded by the exons ATGCCAGAGTATTTGAGTGTGGGTTATGTTGACGGCGTTCCCATTTCACACTACGACAGCGATAGCGGGAAAGCAAAAGCCAAACAGGAATGGATGAACAAAATCACGGCCGAGGAGCCACGCTACTGGGAGAGACAGACACAGATCAATATTGGTAATCATGAGAGAGAGAAAGTCGGCATTCATCGTCTTCAAGAGCGCTTCAACCAAACGGGAGGTTTGTGGTGGTTCCAGTTTGGAGCATTTCATCCGGCCGGACGCTGGCTTCTCACCTGGCGTGCCTTTCTCTCAGGTCTTCACATGATCCAGCGCATGGGTGGCTGCCAATGGGACGATAAGACCGACCAGGTGGATGGTTGGTATTACGACAGTTACGACGGAGAAGACTTCATATGGTTTGATTTGAAGGGACTGAGATGGATCGCCGTCCAGCCGCGAGCTGTCGTCACCAAACACAAGTGGGACCGAGATGAGGGCTATAATGACTACTTGAAGTATTACCTGACTGTGGAATGTCCATTTTACTTGAAGAAGTACGTGAGCTTCGGGAGGGACGTCCTGATGAGAACAG AACTCCCGCGGGTGTCCCTGCTGCAGAAGACGGCGGGCTCGCCGGTCACCTGCCACGCCACCGGTTTCTACCCCAGGGCGGCCGTCCTCTTCTGGAGGAAAGACGGCCAGCATCTGGACGAGAACGTGGAAATGGACGAGATCCTCCCCAACCACGACGGGACCTTCCAGACCGGCGCTCGCCTCCTCGCGGTGGACGAAGGCGCTCGCTACGAGTGCGTCTTCCAGCTGGACGGCGTCCCGGAGGGCGTGGTCACCCCGCTGGACCTCGCCGAGGTGTTGAGCAACGAGCGCATAGAAG cGCGAGAAAGGAGGAAGATGACGCTGGCTGTCGCCGTCCCCTTGGCCCTTCTCTTTCTGTTCGTCGCCATCGCCGTCATTGTCGTCAAGCGCAAACGAG CCAAATACACGCCAGCTC CTACCCGCGCCGATTCAGAGACCGCTTCCTCTCGGACCGATTCTCCCAAGGCGGCTTCTTCCGAGACGGATTCCCTCGGAGTCGCTTTGTCTGAGACCGACACCACCGAGGCCGCTTCTCCCGACAAACATTGTCACCGAGAGACCTCTAGAGGGTGCTTTAGGAGGAATTTGAGGGCTTCCATCTAA